From Microbacterium sp. 10M-3C3:
TCGATCTCGTTCTGAGCGTTGACACCCTTGAGGAGGATGACCTCGCCGCCGTCCTTGACCAGCGGCGCCGTGATCGGGATGAGAGTGCGCAGCGCGCTCACCGCGCGGGCGGTCACGGCGTCGAGAGTGCCGGCTCCGTCCCACTCCTCGCCTCGCGACCGCACGATCTCGACGTTGTCCAATCGCAGGGAATCGACTTGCTCCAGCAGCCACGTCGTGCGCCGTTCCATCGGCTCGATGAGCACCCACGACACATCCGGTCGGGCGATCGCGAGCACGAGCCCCGGAAGACCGGCCCCGGAGCCGACATCGCCGACGCGACCGCGGAACAGCGGCGCTGCGACCGCGCTGTTGAGGATGTGCCGGGTCCACAGCCGCGGCAGTTCCTGCGGCCCGATGAGTCCGCGCTCTTCACCGTGCTCGGCGAGGGCGGT
This genomic window contains:
- the rsmG gene encoding 16S rRNA (guanine(527)-N(7))-methyltransferase RsmG, which codes for MTELENEPDVARVVFGDRLDLARRFTTALAEHGEERGLIGPQELPRLWTRHILNSAVAAPLFRGRVGDVGSGAGLPGLVLAIARPDVSWVLIEPMERRTTWLLEQVDSLRLDNVEIVRSRGEEWDGAGTLDAVTARAVSALRTLIPITAPLVKDGGEVILLKGVNAQNEIEAARKQIRRFGLVDVRVEMLGEHVVDEPTRVVRARVSR